The following coding sequences lie in one Treponema sp. OMZ 790 genomic window:
- the tsaB gene encoding tRNA (adenosine(37)-N6)-threonylcarbamoyltransferase complex dimerization subunit type 1 TsaB — protein sequence MNIVCIDTSWASITITAQGKEGIFTSIFTPSKARHSAILIPALEKAVKEAGFSVNETDILVCPQGPGGFTGLRLAYSTAKAIQLQTNAQFFCVSILQALCHKYGEESQFLSIIDAKRDCFYVQAFKNKKPVSEALDISAQEALKLIDKDKKTIICGFGTKKFKEDMAKEDMAFKSDNFTFMEADKEISSKILLDCFTAGQNCIKVEDHEGPVYIRKSDAEY from the coding sequence ATGAACATAGTTTGCATTGATACAAGTTGGGCTTCCATTACAATAACGGCTCAAGGAAAAGAAGGAATATTTACCTCTATATTTACTCCCTCTAAGGCAAGACACTCGGCAATTCTTATTCCTGCATTGGAAAAGGCCGTAAAAGAAGCCGGATTTTCTGTAAACGAAACCGATATCTTGGTATGTCCTCAAGGTCCGGGAGGCTTTACCGGGTTAAGGCTTGCATACTCCACCGCAAAAGCAATTCAGCTGCAAACCAATGCTCAGTTTTTTTGCGTCTCTATTTTGCAGGCCCTTTGTCATAAATACGGTGAAGAAAGTCAATTCTTGTCTATAATCGATGCAAAAAGAGATTGTTTTTATGTGCAGGCTTTTAAAAATAAAAAGCCTGTTTCTGAAGCTCTCGATATAAGCGCACAAGAAGCTCTTAAACTTATCGATAAAGATAAAAAAACTATTATTTGCGGTTTTGGAACAAAAAAATTCAAAGAAGATATGGCTAAAGAAGATATGGCTTTTAAATCGGATAATTTTACCTTTATGGAGGCAGATAAGGAAATTTCTTCAAAAATATTACTGGATTGTTTTACGGCAGGTCAAAATTGTATAAAGGTTGAGGATCATGAAGGTCCTGTATATATAAGGAAAAGCGACGCAGAATATTAA
- a CDS encoding HD-GYP domain-containing protein, whose translation MKKTKKKGKKPKREKLHEKTFLTLDEVEILDEVEEDLEELSGDIYQNDPDSLLHPVNLNNQEIKTEVLKTAVDLLATPTVCSMLLDKNFLILYMSDAVKHLFEGYHNIEKKPFFNIFGSTLEKSSLDDLLKKLRAHNQGYSWSGVLKHKTRYRKTMYTKTNIFPLFDNNALNGYWVMFEDISSSYLNQYKGIMESLLNASKLKDNDTGFHNERLNYYSKALAEALFKENLFPQIDADFIDNISSLAAIHDIGKIGTPDYILQKKGSLNDIEWAVMREHTINGTLILANYPIPMAKEITLSHHERWDGRGYPYRLAGEMIPLSARIVAIADVYDALRMKRSYKESIPHNETVEHISNGAGTHFDPTLIEVFRTIDKEFNYVWEQNKDQNQAE comes from the coding sequence ATGAAAAAAACTAAAAAAAAGGGAAAGAAACCTAAACGAGAAAAACTTCATGAAAAAACATTTCTCACTCTTGATGAGGTAGAAATTCTTGATGAGGTTGAAGAAGATTTGGAGGAGTTGAGCGGCGATATTTATCAAAATGACCCAGATAGTCTTCTTCATCCTGTAAATTTAAACAATCAAGAAATTAAAACTGAAGTTTTAAAAACGGCTGTAGACCTGCTTGCAACGCCGACAGTGTGCTCAATGCTGTTGGATAAAAATTTTTTAATCTTGTACATGAGTGATGCGGTAAAACATCTTTTTGAAGGCTATCACAATATAGAAAAAAAACCTTTCTTTAACATATTCGGCAGCACACTTGAAAAATCTAGCCTTGATGATCTTTTAAAAAAACTAAGAGCCCATAATCAGGGATATTCTTGGTCTGGAGTTTTAAAGCATAAAACAAGATACCGTAAAACCATGTACACAAAAACAAACATTTTCCCCTTATTCGATAATAATGCACTTAACGGATATTGGGTTATGTTTGAAGACATAAGCAGCTCCTACTTAAATCAATATAAGGGGATAATGGAAAGTCTTTTAAACGCATCAAAATTAAAAGATAACGATACAGGCTTTCATAATGAAAGGCTCAATTATTATTCGAAAGCACTGGCAGAAGCTTTGTTTAAGGAAAACTTATTTCCTCAAATAGATGCCGATTTTATCGATAATATTTCATCCCTTGCGGCCATACACGATATAGGAAAAATCGGCACCCCCGATTATATCTTACAAAAAAAAGGTTCTCTTAATGATATAGAATGGGCAGTTATGAGAGAGCACACCATTAACGGAACACTAATCCTTGCAAATTATCCTATACCTATGGCAAAGGAAATTACCCTAAGCCATCATGAGCGCTGGGACGGAAGAGGTTATCCTTACAGACTTGCAGGAGAGATGATCCCGCTGTCGGCACGAATAGTAGCAATAGCCGATGTTTATGATGCTCTCAGGATGAAAAGATCATATAAAGAAAGTATTCCTCATAACGAAACCGTTGAACATATTTCAAATGGAGCCGGAACCCATTTTGATCCTACCCTTATAGAAGTATTCCGCACCATTGACAAAGAATTTAATTATGTCTGGGAACAAAATAAAGATCAAAATCAAGCAGAATAA
- a CDS encoding coproporphyrinogen-III oxidase family protein, with the protein MRKAGLYIHIPFCLQKCNYCDFFSVQAGRFTDILSASGVSPFALRLMEDIKIQAKKYDVNEWDTVYIGGGTPSLLSPDDLYFISSQIIKEQKNPPAEFTVEINPEDLNKDFLTAAVHGGINRFSVGIQSLSDEVLKECKRRGGRKTSLSALGLLRSQKGLILSCDLIAGLNNQTFEVLKDDIEILVNFKPEHFSLYALCSNTKISSEKDDEIAALWSYGKGILEQNGYNKYEVSNFSYKNLYKSIHNEKYWRLQDYIGVGPGAFGTVFFDKSTPPEYSSTHAHAQALAYAHAYALRFSACKNITKWMQCKNRDDVYEYETIAEKEFIEEAFMMGLRLTEGMDRAFFKSRFGKDITAFAGKTILKWADRNEAVLTDKSFYLNEKGFTYLNIFLQEVFQEIDTMF; encoded by the coding sequence ATGCGAAAAGCCGGTCTTTATATCCACATTCCGTTTTGCCTCCAAAAATGTAATTATTGCGATTTTTTTTCCGTTCAAGCCGGCCGGTTTACCGATATTTTATCCGCCAGTGGAGTAAGCCCTTTTGCTCTAAGATTAATGGAAGACATAAAAATTCAAGCAAAAAAATATGATGTAAACGAATGGGATACTGTCTATATAGGAGGCGGAACTCCCTCACTTTTATCGCCTGATGACCTTTATTTCATTTCGTCTCAAATCATAAAGGAACAAAAAAATCCTCCCGCCGAATTTACGGTAGAAATCAATCCTGAAGACTTAAATAAAGATTTTTTAACGGCTGCGGTTCATGGAGGTATTAACAGATTTTCGGTCGGAATCCAATCGTTATCCGATGAGGTATTAAAAGAATGTAAAAGACGGGGAGGGAGGAAAACAAGTCTTTCAGCCCTCGGACTTTTACGCAGTCAAAAAGGCTTAATTCTCTCTTGCGATTTAATCGCAGGGTTAAATAATCAGACTTTCGAAGTTTTAAAAGACGATATCGAAATCCTAGTGAATTTCAAACCTGAGCATTTTTCTCTATACGCCCTGTGTTCAAATACAAAGATATCGTCCGAAAAAGATGACGAAATAGCTGCTTTATGGTCTTACGGCAAAGGTATTTTAGAGCAAAATGGCTATAATAAGTATGAGGTGTCTAATTTTTCATACAAAAATTTATATAAAAGTATACATAATGAGAAATATTGGAGACTGCAAGACTATATAGGTGTGGGCCCCGGGGCTTTCGGTACTGTTTTCTTTGATAAAAGTACTCCGCCTGAATATTCGAGTACTCATGCACATGCTCAAGCTCTTGCTTACGCCCATGCTTACGCATTGCGGTTTTCTGCCTGTAAAAATATAACCAAATGGATGCAATGTAAAAACAGAGATGATGTCTATGAATACGAAACTATAGCTGAAAAAGAATTTATAGAAGAAGCTTTTATGATGGGATTAAGACTTACGGAAGGTATGGATAGAGCTTTTTTTAAGTCACGATTCGGTAAAGATATTACTGCATTTGCAGGAAAAACTATTTTAAAATGGGCGGATAGAAATGAAGCCGTTTTAACGGATAAAAGTTTCTATTTAAACGAAAAGGGTTTTACTTACTTGAACATATTTTTACAGGAAGTATTTCAAGAAATAGACACTATGTTTTAA